One window of Anaerolineales bacterium genomic DNA carries:
- the rsmH gene encoding 16S rRNA (cytosine(1402)-N(4))-methyltransferase RsmH, whose amino-acid sequence MTAHKPVLYQEIIHALQPRNSGRYVDGTLGAGGHARGILEACAPDGQLLGLDVDPQALAISRETLAPYEGRFHLVQASHITLSEQLASLSWDAIDGIVLDLGASSMQFDNSERGFSFMQDGPLDMRFGINAVMSAADIVNTFDERELADIIFKYGEDRDARKIARAIVQARPLHTTGELVATIEKASPRRGDKTHPATQTFQALRIAVNDELAAVEKTLPQAVTVLKSGGRCAVISFHSLEDRIVKEYFREQSKDLINPPYERIYEVERKAVVKLVNKKPILPGEEELRENPRARSAKLRVVEKL is encoded by the coding sequence ATGACTGCGCACAAACCTGTACTTTACCAAGAGATTATACACGCTCTGCAACCCCGCAACAGCGGGCGGTATGTGGATGGCACCCTGGGCGCGGGCGGGCACGCTCGCGGCATCCTGGAGGCTTGCGCGCCGGATGGGCAACTGCTCGGTCTCGATGTGGACCCGCAGGCGCTGGCGATCTCTCGTGAGACCTTGGCTCCTTACGAAGGTCGCTTTCACCTCGTGCAAGCCTCCCATATCACTCTCAGTGAACAGCTCGCTTCATTGAGTTGGGATGCCATCGACGGCATTGTACTCGACCTGGGCGCGTCGTCCATGCAGTTCGATAACTCCGAGCGAGGTTTTTCCTTCATGCAGGATGGTCCGCTAGACATGCGCTTCGGTATCAATGCCGTGATGAGCGCCGCGGACATCGTCAACACATTCGACGAACGCGAACTTGCCGACATCATCTTCAAGTATGGCGAAGATCGGGATGCCCGCAAGATCGCGCGAGCCATCGTCCAAGCCCGACCGCTTCACACGACGGGTGAGCTGGTCGCCACCATTGAAAAGGCATCTCCCCGACGCGGCGACAAGACTCACCCCGCCACGCAGACGTTTCAAGCCCTGCGCATCGCCGTCAACGACGAATTGGCGGCAGTGGAGAAAACGCTTCCGCAAGCTGTGACGGTTCTCAAGTCCGGAGGGCGATGCGCAGTGATCTCCTTCCACTCGTTGGAAGACCGCATCGTCAAAGAGTATTTTCGAGAGCAGAGCAAAGATCTCATCAATCCGCCTTATGAAAGAATTTATGAAGTGGAACGTAAGGCTGTAGTAAAGCTAGTGAATAAGAAGCCGATCCTGCCGGGCGAGGAAGAGCTACGAGAAAACCCTCGCGCGCGCAGTGCAAAACTTAGAGTTGTCGAGAAGCTGTAG
- the murF gene encoding UDP-N-acetylmuramoyl-tripeptide--D-alanyl-D-alanine ligase, which translates to MLTLADVLEALTSVRPPNASAVITEGAIDSRQAIPGSLFVAIPGENADGHDFLPDAFRRGASFALIQRDADASYRTLDLRGGLVVDPALTFEPPLLLRVDNTLSALQQIARFWRRRLPDLRVVGITGSVGKSTTKEMVAEVLSVRYRTLKSPGNLNNEIGLPLTLLRLGSGYERAVLEMGFYVPGEIQFLCDIAQPQIGVVSNVGTVHAERAGSQEAIFRGKSELPAALPPDGVAILNFDDPWVRKMEEKTKARVFFYGLSPEAHLWADQIEGLGLDGIRFRLHYKKETLHMRIPMIGRHSIHTALRASAVGLNDGLSWQEILEGLSQGHAELRLVAARSNNGALILDDTYNAAPESMLAALNLLDELDGRKIAVLGDMLELGPYERQGHEMVGMRAAQVAKILITLGTRGHMIADAARRAGMKPASILEYEEIAPVVDWLTKNLSANDAVLIKGSHGLRMDRITAALEVRS; encoded by the coding sequence ATGTTGACCCTTGCAGATGTCCTCGAAGCCCTGACCTCGGTTCGCCCGCCGAACGCATCCGCCGTGATCACGGAAGGCGCCATCGATTCGCGACAGGCGATTCCCGGGTCCCTTTTTGTGGCGATTCCTGGCGAGAACGCAGATGGACATGATTTCCTCCCAGATGCATTTCGCAGGGGGGCATCTTTTGCTTTAATTCAACGGGACGCGGACGCTTCCTATCGGACCCTCGACCTGCGAGGCGGTTTGGTGGTTGATCCTGCACTGACATTTGAACCGCCCCTCCTTCTCCGCGTGGATAACACACTTTCAGCTTTGCAGCAGATCGCTCGTTTCTGGCGCCGCAGATTGCCGGATTTGCGCGTGGTTGGAATCACCGGCAGTGTCGGCAAATCCACGACGAAAGAGATGGTGGCGGAAGTGTTGAGCGTCCGTTACCGGACCTTGAAAAGCCCCGGCAACCTGAACAATGAGATCGGACTGCCGCTCACTTTATTGCGGCTTGGCTCAGGGTACGAACGAGCCGTGCTCGAAATGGGATTCTACGTCCCGGGTGAGATTCAATTTCTGTGCGACATTGCCCAGCCCCAGATCGGTGTTGTCTCGAATGTGGGAACTGTCCATGCCGAGCGCGCCGGTTCGCAGGAAGCCATCTTTCGCGGGAAGAGTGAATTACCCGCTGCGCTGCCGCCGGATGGGGTCGCCATCCTCAACTTCGACGATCCCTGGGTTCGCAAAATGGAAGAGAAGACCAAGGCGCGAGTCTTCTTCTACGGGCTTTCTCCCGAAGCGCATCTATGGGCGGATCAGATTGAAGGCTTGGGACTGGACGGAATCCGTTTCCGGCTGCATTACAAGAAAGAAACCCTGCACATGCGCATCCCGATGATCGGACGCCACTCGATCCATACCGCCTTGCGCGCCTCTGCGGTTGGTTTGAATGATGGTTTATCCTGGCAGGAGATTTTGGAGGGTCTCTCACAAGGACATGCCGAGTTGCGCCTGGTTGCAGCGCGCAGCAATAACGGCGCGTTGATCCTCGACGATACCTATAATGCCGCGCCTGAATCGATGCTGGCGGCGTTGAACCTGCTCGACGAACTCGACGGCCGCAAGATCGCCGTGCTCGGCGACATGCTCGAACTTGGTCCTTACGAGCGCCAGGGACATGAAATGGTAGGTATGCGTGCCGCGCAGGTCGCAAAGATTCTCATTACGCTTGGCACTCGCGGACATATGATCGCAGATGCCGCGCGCCGCGCAGGGATGAAACCGGCTTCGATCCTGGAATACGAGGAGATCGCTCCCGTTGTGGATTGGCTGACAAAAAACCTGTCTGCGAACGATGCGGTTCTTATCAAAGGTTCGCATGGCTTGCGCATGGATCGCATCACAGCCGCGCTGGAGGTGCGCTCGTGA
- a CDS encoding penicillin-binding protein 2, translating to MRQQYGRRSQVLAGALALFALAIIVQMTRIQNSPEADIFRQQSEAYAYEYRTFYPNRGEIYDRKGRLLAGEQIVYEIGLDLNIMTDPHAISFAVADTLGMDYDSLMDVIQNPPEGLSYIILADYVDAQQALYLQELKKALNEEAPEGSVGGLTGLQFKSHPQRSYPENALASNVLGFVSREGVGYFGVEEKYDSLLAGNPVTVLVPTDPNKAFEIPRAPDGTTLILTIDRDLQAAAEDILDSSLGEYGAQDGLIAIMNPRSGEIYALAVSHRMNLNKFWNYGAIYPNSTYFNPAISMSYEPGSVFKVLTMAAALDSGTVTPETTYLDTGSILVGGVTVQNWDRNPWGVQNMIGCLQHSLNVCMVTLSTQMGTGTFYDYMDAFGMGHLTGVDMAWEAPGRLKVPGDADWYPVDLGTNAFGQGVAVTPIQMMAAVSAVANNGRMVIPHVLYAMVRDGRQHEVPEQFGATPISEQTAATLNEMLAISLEQESSLALVPGYRVAGKTGTAQIPVNGIYDGSQTNASFIGWGPVDDPQFMIYVWLERPTTSPWSSETAAPVFSEMAQRAVILLDIPPDSIRHQLASR from the coding sequence ATGAGACAGCAATATGGCAGGCGAAGCCAGGTGTTGGCGGGCGCACTCGCGCTCTTCGCGCTTGCCATCATCGTGCAGATGACACGCATTCAGAACAGCCCCGAGGCGGATATCTTTCGTCAACAGTCTGAAGCCTACGCCTACGAATACCGCACCTTCTATCCGAACCGGGGTGAGATCTACGACCGCAAGGGACGGCTACTCGCCGGCGAGCAGATCGTTTATGAGATCGGTTTGGACCTGAATATCATGACCGATCCGCACGCCATCTCTTTTGCCGTTGCGGATACCCTCGGCATGGATTACGACAGTCTGATGGATGTCATCCAGAATCCTCCAGAGGGACTTTCCTACATCATCCTCGCTGATTATGTGGATGCGCAACAGGCACTTTATCTTCAGGAATTAAAGAAAGCATTGAACGAGGAGGCTCCCGAAGGTTCGGTGGGTGGATTGACCGGACTCCAGTTCAAATCGCATCCCCAGCGCAGTTATCCGGAAAACGCCCTCGCTTCGAACGTCCTCGGATTTGTCAGCCGTGAAGGCGTGGGTTATTTTGGCGTGGAGGAAAAGTACGACTCTTTGCTTGCGGGGAACCCGGTTACGGTGCTTGTGCCGACAGACCCGAACAAAGCCTTTGAAATTCCGCGCGCGCCGGACGGGACTACATTGATCCTGACTATCGATCGCGACCTGCAAGCCGCCGCAGAGGATATTCTGGATTCATCGTTAGGGGAATATGGCGCACAGGATGGGCTCATTGCCATTATGAATCCTCGCAGCGGCGAGATTTACGCGCTTGCCGTCTCGCACCGCATGAACCTGAACAAGTTCTGGAATTACGGCGCGATCTATCCCAACTCCACCTACTTCAACCCGGCCATATCCATGTCGTATGAACCGGGCTCGGTCTTTAAAGTTCTCACCATGGCAGCCGCTTTGGATAGCGGAACGGTCACACCGGAAACCACTTATCTGGATACCGGTTCGATCCTGGTGGGCGGCGTTACCGTCCAGAACTGGGACCGCAATCCATGGGGCGTGCAAAACATGATCGGTTGTTTGCAGCATTCCCTTAATGTTTGCATGGTAACTCTTTCCACGCAAATGGGAACCGGGACTTTTTACGATTACATGGATGCATTTGGCATGGGTCATCTCACCGGCGTGGATATGGCTTGGGAAGCGCCGGGCAGGCTCAAGGTCCCGGGAGATGCGGATTGGTATCCCGTCGATCTTGGCACAAATGCCTTCGGTCAGGGCGTTGCGGTCACACCAATTCAAATGATGGCGGCTGTCTCCGCAGTTGCGAACAACGGACGCATGGTCATCCCGCATGTATTATATGCAATGGTGCGCGATGGACGGCAGCATGAGGTCCCCGAACAATTCGGGGCGACTCCCATCTCCGAACAGACGGCGGCGACCTTGAACGAGATGCTTGCCATCTCGCTCGAGCAGGAATCGTCGCTCGCGCTTGTCCCCGGTTATCGCGTGGCGGGCAAGACCGGCACCGCGCAAATCCCCGTCAACGGCATTTATGATGGAAGTCAGACGAACGCCTCTTTCATCGGTTGGGGACCGGTGGACGATCCGCAGTTTATGATCTACGTTTGGCTCGAACGCCCGACCACATCGCCCTGGAGTTCTGAAACCGCCGCGCCTGTTTTTTCTGAAATGGCCCAACGCGCTGTCATCCTATTGGATATTCCGCCTGACTCGATTCGTCATCAACTTGCCTCAAGATAA
- a CDS encoding UDP-N-acetylglucosamine--N-acetylmuramyl-(pentapeptide) pyrophosphoryl-undecaprenol N-acetylglucosamine transferase, whose product MRLLICAGGTGGGVYPALAVYEALRSEHASVETLWVGGEGGMEEDLVKRAGIPYRAIPAAGVHGVGLRALPGNIGKLTRGIMQSRGILKVFKPNVLFFTGGYIAAPMAVAGRDYPIVLYVPDIEPGLALKFLGYFSDVVAVTAPDSRKFFPSPERLVHTGYPLRPGLSNWSREKALSHFGLDSQIPTLLVTGGSKGARSINMAILNHINGLLGMAQIVHITGALDYQTLKDAAEKLPSEKKARYHVISYLHDMGAALSAADLVLSRAGASTLGEYPYFGLPAVLVPYPYAWRYQKVNADYLAERNAAVILQDELLNDNLLPVIKDLLHNEHKRIAMRTAMKNLSMPRAAEAIASQLVKLAGEEIS is encoded by the coding sequence GTGCGGTTGCTAATCTGCGCTGGTGGAACGGGCGGGGGAGTGTATCCCGCGCTGGCCGTTTACGAAGCGCTAAGAAGTGAACATGCCAGCGTCGAAACCTTGTGGGTCGGCGGTGAAGGCGGCATGGAAGAGGACCTAGTGAAACGCGCAGGCATCCCTTATCGCGCCATCCCGGCCGCAGGCGTTCACGGCGTTGGTCTGCGCGCATTGCCGGGTAACATCGGCAAACTGACGCGCGGAATCATGCAATCGCGCGGAATCTTAAAGGTGTTCAAACCAAACGTCTTGTTCTTTACCGGTGGTTATATCGCCGCGCCGATGGCTGTCGCCGGACGCGATTATCCGATCGTGCTGTACGTACCTGATATCGAACCGGGACTCGCGCTTAAATTCCTCGGTTATTTTTCGGATGTCGTTGCTGTGACCGCACCGGACTCAAGAAAATTTTTCCCCAGCCCCGAGCGGTTGGTCCACACCGGGTATCCGCTTCGCCCCGGACTTTCGAACTGGTCCCGCGAAAAAGCCTTGTCTCACTTCGGCTTGGATTCACAGATTCCCACACTGCTAGTGACCGGCGGAAGCAAAGGCGCGCGCTCGATCAACATGGCAATCTTGAATCACATTAATGGATTACTTGGCATGGCGCAAATCGTTCACATCACCGGCGCGCTGGATTACCAAACATTGAAAGACGCGGCGGAAAAACTTCCCTCCGAAAAAAAAGCCCGTTATCACGTCATATCCTATTTGCATGACATGGGCGCGGCGCTCTCCGCAGCAGACCTTGTCCTTTCGCGGGCAGGCGCGTCCACCCTCGGCGAATATCCATATTTTGGACTGCCCGCCGTGCTCGTTCCATATCCATACGCCTGGCGATACCAGAAAGTGAATGCGGATTATCTTGCCGAACGCAACGCCGCGGTGATTTTGCAGGATGAATTGTTGAATGATAATCTTTTGCCTGTCATCAAAGACCTTTTGCATAACGAACACAAACGAATTGCCATGCGGACGGCGATGAAAAATCTTTCCATGCCGCGCGCGGCAGAGGCAATAGCCAGCCAGTTGGTGAAACTGGCAGGAGAAGAAATCTCATGA
- a CDS encoding cell division protein FtsW: MGIGTVVKETPTQAATRTIRGFDMPLLVIVVALIVFGLVMLYSASWDFSRAANDGDAMYMFNRQVMWLGLGLLGATILAFIDYHRWRQLIVPAMALTILLLVAVLVMSEARFNANRAILNGSIQPSELAKLVSILYLGVWLYAKRDMLKDVTFGLIPLGVILGFVGGLIYLQPDLSAAATVLMLGGLLFFLAGGDMKQIGGLLVVAGLVAYMVVSVSLTGQQRVQDFVTGIKDPLQASYHVRRSFEAIVNGGWFGVGIGKSLSKVTGLPVPPTDSIYAVVVEELGWVGGVGLICLFGALIWRGLVIARRAPDMLGTLIASGLVIWIGLEALINMAVMVGLLPFAGNALPFVSAGGSNLVTTLAALGILFNISRQGSTSNVSDDWRSYGAVANLRWWNGRGSVSRAGRLRSAKK; the protein is encoded by the coding sequence ATGGGTATCGGAACTGTCGTAAAGGAAACACCCACGCAGGCTGCCACGCGCACGATACGCGGGTTCGACATGCCCCTGCTTGTGATCGTGGTGGCGTTGATCGTGTTTGGTCTGGTTATGTTGTATTCCGCATCGTGGGATTTCTCTCGTGCGGCGAACGACGGCGACGCCATGTATATGTTCAACCGCCAGGTCATGTGGCTCGGACTGGGACTCCTCGGCGCAACGATCCTTGCGTTTATCGATTATCACCGCTGGCGGCAATTGATCGTGCCCGCCATGGCGCTCACCATTCTTTTGTTGGTCGCAGTGTTGGTGATGAGCGAAGCACGGTTCAACGCCAACCGTGCCATCCTGAACGGCTCGATCCAGCCTTCGGAATTGGCAAAGTTGGTTTCGATTCTATATCTTGGCGTATGGTTGTACGCCAAACGAGACATGCTCAAAGACGTAACCTTCGGCCTGATACCGCTCGGCGTAATTCTCGGATTCGTGGGCGGCTTGATCTACTTGCAGCCGGATCTGAGCGCCGCCGCCACCGTGCTCATGCTCGGCGGCTTGCTCTTCTTCCTTGCAGGCGGCGATATGAAACAGATCGGCGGCTTGCTGGTTGTTGCTGGGCTTGTCGCTTATATGGTCGTATCGGTCAGCCTCACCGGGCAGCAGCGTGTGCAGGATTTCGTCACCGGAATCAAGGATCCCTTGCAGGCTTCATATCATGTGCGCCGTTCGTTCGAAGCCATCGTCAACGGCGGCTGGTTCGGTGTTGGCATCGGCAAGTCGCTTTCCAAAGTGACCGGCTTGCCGGTACCTCCGACCGACAGCATCTATGCGGTCGTTGTGGAAGAACTTGGCTGGGTCGGCGGTGTCGGTTTGATCTGTCTCTTCGGCGCCTTGATCTGGCGTGGATTGGTCATCGCCCGTCGCGCGCCCGACATGCTCGGCACGCTCATCGCTTCGGGTCTGGTCATCTGGATCGGGTTGGAGGCTCTGATCAACATGGCAGTGATGGTTGGGCTTTTGCCTTTCGCGGGAAACGCCCTTCCCTTTGTGAGCGCGGGCGGCTCGAACCTAGTCACCACGCTTGCGGCGCTTGGAATTTTGTTCAATATTTCCCGCCAGGGAAGCACTTCGAATGTATCGGATGATTGGAGGTCGTACGGTGCGGTTGCTAATCTGCGCTGGTGGAACGGGCGGGGGAGTGTATCCCGCGCTGGCCGTTTACGAAGCGCTAAGAAGTGA
- the mraZ gene encoding division/cell wall cluster transcriptional repressor MraZ gives MFLGQFQHNLDDKGRLMIPARFRELLECGAFITQGFDKCLMVMTEAYFKQVYERIEAMNLADPTARMLRRLILANAYPIDVDKIGRILVPQNLRTFLGIANGELVVAGQGEYFEVWTPAAWGEQMALLQDVEANNARFSTLDLSKTNSASS, from the coding sequence ATGTTCTTAGGCCAGTTCCAGCACAATCTCGATGATAAGGGTCGCCTGATGATCCCGGCGCGCTTTCGTGAGTTGCTGGAATGCGGCGCCTTTATCACGCAGGGTTTCGACAAATGCCTGATGGTGATGACCGAGGCATATTTCAAACAGGTCTATGAGCGCATCGAAGCCATGAACCTTGCCGACCCGACCGCCCGTATGCTGCGACGCTTGATCCTCGCCAACGCCTATCCCATCGACGTAGACAAAATTGGGCGCATCCTTGTCCCGCAGAACTTACGCACTTTCCTTGGCATTGCCAACGGCGAGTTGGTGGTGGCGGGGCAGGGCGAGTACTTCGAAGTGTGGACTCCCGCAGCCTGGGGCGAGCAGATGGCTCTGCTTCAAGATGTGGAAGCCAACAACGCACGCTTCTCTACGCTCGATCTTTCTAAAACGAACTCCGCGTCTTCATAA
- a CDS encoding phospho-N-acetylmuramoyl-pentapeptide-transferase, which produces MRDIALSLSMAGLAFIMTAIWGTPLLRILRHFKIGKIIRVEEPDAHRVKMGTPTMGGVMFILPVLLLSGLLNAVALIGVTTSGIGRSVLLPMAVMVGFAILGAVDDWEGIHGKRKGDGMRARTKFIFQVALALATAYALKYVIDAPDLYLPGYFFEIEIGWIYVPIAAFIIVAESNAVNFTDGLDGLAGLIAATAIAAFGGIALMQEQTFLARFCFILVGALFGYLWFNVHPAQLIMGDTGSMALGSVLAVIALMTGQWPMLLIIGIIPLAEMLSVVIQILYFRWTGGKRFFKMAPLHLHFELLGWSETQVVQRFWLIGLMAGLIGIGLSQV; this is translated from the coding sequence GTGAGAGACATCGCCCTCTCCCTCAGCATGGCGGGGCTGGCTTTCATCATGACGGCCATTTGGGGAACGCCGTTGCTGCGCATCCTGCGGCATTTCAAGATCGGGAAGATCATCCGCGTGGAGGAGCCGGATGCGCATCGCGTCAAGATGGGCACGCCAACCATGGGCGGCGTGATGTTCATCCTGCCGGTTTTGTTATTGAGCGGCTTACTGAATGCTGTGGCATTGATCGGCGTGACCACAAGCGGGATCGGGCGCTCCGTCCTTTTGCCGATGGCGGTCATGGTCGGGTTCGCCATCCTTGGCGCGGTGGATGATTGGGAAGGCATTCACGGAAAACGCAAAGGTGACGGGATGCGCGCCCGCACCAAGTTCATATTCCAGGTGGCCCTTGCGCTGGCAACGGCTTACGCTTTGAAATACGTCATCGATGCGCCCGACCTGTACCTACCTGGTTACTTCTTCGAGATCGAGATCGGCTGGATTTACGTGCCAATCGCCGCCTTTATCATCGTCGCTGAATCGAACGCCGTTAATTTCACGGACGGCCTCGACGGTCTCGCGGGTCTGATCGCTGCCACCGCCATTGCCGCATTTGGCGGCATTGCCCTGATGCAGGAACAGACCTTTCTCGCGCGCTTTTGTTTCATCCTTGTTGGCGCTTTGTTCGGGTATCTGTGGTTCAATGTGCATCCCGCGCAATTGATCATGGGTGACACCGGCTCGATGGCGCTCGGCTCGGTGTTGGCGGTCATCGCGTTGATGACGGGTCAGTGGCCCATGCTGTTGATCATCGGTATTATTCCTCTCGCTGAGATGCTCAGCGTCGTGATCCAGATTCTTTATTTCCGCTGGACGGGCGGAAAACGTTTCTTCAAGATGGCGCCGCTCCATTTGCATTTCGAATTGCTCGGTTGGAGCGAGACTCAGGTCGTCCAGCGATTCTGGCTCATCGGTTTGATGGCCGGGCTGATTGGAATAGGATTATCGCAGGTGTAG
- a CDS encoding CvpA family protein, giving the protein MMSVIYLFWMYVFLFGVIGAMRGWAKELMVIFSVVTSLAVNLLLEKYIPLVRDLDKTTTSVFWIRVIILIALVYFGYQTVNISRFAGKALREHLQDSLFGAVLGGVNGYLVAGSILYYNHMANYPYPKVISRATDPAIADAIERMMAVMPPRFLGEPSIYFAVIVILIFIIVVYI; this is encoded by the coding sequence ATGATGAGCGTTATCTATCTTTTTTGGATGTATGTATTTCTCTTTGGCGTGATAGGCGCCATGCGCGGATGGGCGAAGGAGTTGATGGTCATCTTCAGCGTGGTCACCTCGCTGGCGGTCAACCTCCTGCTGGAGAAATATATCCCGCTGGTGCGCGACCTCGACAAGACCACCACCTCTGTGTTCTGGATCCGGGTCATCATCTTGATCGCGCTGGTGTACTTCGGCTACCAGACCGTGAACATCTCGCGCTTTGCGGGTAAGGCTTTGCGCGAACACCTTCAGGATTCACTCTTCGGGGCGGTGTTGGGCGGCGTAAATGGGTACCTGGTCGCGGGCTCGATCCTTTATTACAACCACATGGCGAACTATCCCTACCCCAAAGTCATCAGCCGCGCCACCGACCCGGCGATTGCAGACGCCATCGAAAGGATGATGGCAGTCATGCCACCGCGTTTCCTCGGCGAACCATCGATCTACTTTGCCGTCATCGTCA
- the murD gene encoding UDP-N-acetylmuramoyl-L-alanine--D-glutamate ligase encodes MKNWTNTHVLILGAARQGIALARWLSRHGAIVTLNDSRPEAELAPAKQSLADMNVKLVAGGHPLELLDSCDVLCPSGGVPLTLPIVEEAVKRGIPLSNDSQIFMEVVPCRTIGITGSAGKTTTTTLVGNMASLSIANRSYTGGNIGDPLINYVDDMTTDDIAVMELSSFQLEQMNISPNIAAILNITPNHLDRHGTMEAYTTAKARILEFQSEKDTAVLGRDDIGAWGLKNKVKGNLLAFSLHDLDEGLNGAYLHDGLLSLRDGFAYVPLLMRERVQLHGDHNVANVLAAFAVGHAADFKLDDMLEAVEEFRGVPHRLELVRELRGVRWYNDSIATAPERSMAAIHSFTEPIVLMLGGRDKNLPWGDLAKLVHERVDHVVVFGEAGEMIQKTITGFSGVGAVDIRRAKTLEEAVSAAAEIASRGDVVLLSPGGTSFDEFKDFSERGEAFRKWVSELS; translated from the coding sequence ATGAAAAATTGGACAAACACCCACGTTCTCATCCTCGGTGCCGCAAGACAGGGAATCGCCCTTGCGCGCTGGCTATCCCGTCACGGCGCAATCGTGACCTTGAATGATTCGCGCCCCGAGGCGGAACTTGCCCCGGCGAAGCAATCGCTTGCAGATATGAACGTGAAGCTCGTCGCTGGCGGTCATCCGCTTGAATTGCTTGATAGTTGCGATGTGTTGTGTCCCTCCGGCGGCGTGCCGTTGACATTGCCAATCGTCGAAGAAGCCGTCAAACGCGGCATCCCGCTCTCGAACGATTCGCAGATCTTCATGGAGGTCGTTCCGTGCAGGACGATTGGCATTACAGGTTCGGCGGGCAAGACAACGACGACGACTCTTGTTGGCAACATGGCTAGTCTTTCGATCGCAAATCGCTCTTACACAGGCGGCAACATCGGCGACCCGCTCATCAACTACGTGGACGATATGACAACCGACGACATCGCTGTCATGGAATTATCCTCGTTCCAACTCGAGCAGATGAATATATCCCCGAACATCGCGGCGATTCTGAATATCACGCCGAATCATTTGGACCGACATGGAACAATGGAAGCCTATACAACCGCCAAGGCGCGGATTTTGGAATTCCAGAGTGAAAAGGACACTGCCGTACTTGGCCGCGATGACATCGGCGCGTGGGGCTTGAAGAATAAAGTTAAAGGGAACTTGCTGGCGTTCTCCCTTCACGACCTGGATGAAGGCTTGAACGGCGCTTATTTGCACGATGGCTTGCTCAGCCTGCGGGACGGATTTGCCTACGTTCCGCTATTGATGCGCGAAAGAGTTCAACTGCACGGCGACCATAATGTGGCGAACGTGCTCGCGGCTTTTGCCGTCGGTCATGCGGCGGATTTCAAACTGGATGACATGCTTGAAGCCGTGGAGGAATTCCGCGGCGTGCCGCACCGGTTGGAATTGGTCCGCGAATTACGCGGTGTGCGCTGGTACAACGATTCGATCGCAACAGCGCCCGAACGGAGCATGGCGGCGATCCATTCATTCACTGAACCGATCGTGTTGATGCTTGGCGGGCGAGATAAGAATCTTCCCTGGGGAGACCTGGCGAAATTGGTCCATGAACGCGTGGATCATGTGGTGGTTTTTGGTGAGGCGGGGGAGATGATTCAGAAAACAATAACAGGCTTCAGCGGAGTCGGAGCCGTGGACATCCGCCGGGCGAAGACGCTCGAGGAGGCAGTTTCGGCCGCGGCGGAAATTGCATCCAGAGGCGATGTCGTTCTCTTATCGCCGGGCGGCACGAGCTTCGATGAGTTCAAGGATTTTTCAGAGAGAGGAGAGGCGTTTCGGAAATGGGTATCGGAACTGTCGTAA